A single window of Sphaerodactylus townsendi isolate TG3544 linkage group LG03, MPM_Stown_v2.3, whole genome shotgun sequence DNA harbors:
- the LG03H19orf53 gene encoding leydig cell tumor 10 kDa protein homolog, with product MPLHLSPPPFALHFRRSDWWWEESARRPPVACCRVESGLYVAPACARALRSVPSHFRVGRSVSGQGQPWRRSKTKSPGPPAGRARLSRKKGAAAAAWGGRAGGRIIAPKKARVIQQQKLKKNLEVGIRKKIEHEVVMKANASQPKKLSLLKTPKAEAKKEPGPSSQP from the exons ATGCCTCTGCACCTTTCACCACCACCGTTTGCTCTTCATTTCAGAAGATCTgactggtggtgggag gagtctgcCCGTCGCCCCCCTGTGGCGTGTTGCCGCGTGGAATCAGGTCTTTATGTCGCGCCAGCGTGCGCGCGCGCCTTGCGCTCTGTGCCATCCCATTTCCGGGTCGGGCGGAGCGTGAGCGGACAGGGGCAGCCATGGCGCAGGAGCAAGACGAAGTCCCCAGGCCCGCCAGCAGGGAGGGCTCGGCTCTCCCGGAAGAagggggccgccgccgccgcctggggGGGCCGCGCAGGAG GCCGAATAATCGCTCCCAAAAAAGCTCGAGTGATCCAGCAGCAGAAGCTAAAGAAG AACCTTGAGGTCGGCATCCGTAAGAAGATTGAGCACGAGGTGGTGATGAAGGCGAACGCCAGCCAGCCCAAGAAACTGAGCCTGCTGAAGACACCGAAAGCAGAGGCCAAGAAGGAGCCCGGTCCCTCCAGCCAGCCTTAG